A section of the Oncorhynchus tshawytscha isolate Ot180627B linkage group LG09, Otsh_v2.0, whole genome shotgun sequence genome encodes:
- the LOC112245047 gene encoding vacuolar protein sorting-associated protein 26B-like has translation MSFFSFGQSAQIDIVLNDAETRKKAEHKTEDGKKDQYFLFYDGDTVSGKVNVTLKNPGKRLEHQGIKIQFIGKIELYYNRGNNYEFVSLVKDLAQPGELTQSRTFDFEFTNVEKPYEAYTGQNVKLRYFLRVTVSRRLNDISKEMDIVVHTLSMFPELNSSIKMEVGIEDCLHIEFEYNKSKYHLKDVIVGKIYFLLVRIKIRHMEINIIKREMTGTGTNVYHENDTIAKYEIMDGAPVRGESIPIRLFLAGYEMTPTMRDINKKYSVRYYLNLVLIDEEERRYFKQQEITLWRRGDVVRKSMSLQAAIASQRFECSSSDEKALAHAQDQEQ, from the exons ATGAGCTTTTTTAGTTTTGGTCAAAGTGCACAAATCGATATAGTTTTGAATGACGCTGAGACAAGAAAGAAAGCCGAACATAAGACCGAAGATGGGAAAAAGGACCAATATTTTCTGTTTTATGATGGCGATACAGTATCTGGAAAAGTCAACGTAACACTGAAGAATCCAGGGAAAAGACTCGAGCATCAAGGCATCAAAATCCAGTTTATTGGGAAAATTG AGCTGTACTACAACAGGGGAAACAACTATGAGTTTGTGTCTCTGGTTAAAGACTTGGCCCAACCGGGAGAGCTAACGCAGTCCCGGACCTTCGACTTTGAGTTCACAAATGTGGAGAAACCATACGAGGCCTACACGGGCCAGAATGTCAAATTACG CTACTTCCTGCGGGTAACTGTAAGCCGGAGACTGAACGACATCAGTAAAGAAATGGACATTGTTGTGCACACGCTCAGTATGTTCCCAGAACTCAACTCGTCTATCAAGATGGAAGTGGGAATCGAAGACTGCCTGCACATCGAGTTTGAGTACAACAAGTCTAA GTACCACCTAAAAGATGTCATCGTGGGGAAGATTTACTTCCTGTTGGTACGGATCAAGATCAGACACATGGAGATTAATATCATCAAGCGAGAGATGACTGGCACGGGCACAAATGTGTACCATGAGAACGACACCATAGCCAAGTACGAGATTATGGATGGAGCACCAGTGAGAG GGGAGTCCATCCCTATTCGACTTTTTCTGGCTGGCTATGAGATGACTCCTACGATGAGGGACATCAACAAGAAGTACTCTGTGCGGTACTACCTCAATCTGGTGCTCATAGACGAGGAGGAGAGGCGTTACTTCAAACAGCAG GAGATCACTCTGTGGAGGAGGGGGGACGTAGTGAGGAAGAGCATGTCCCTCCAAGCGGCCATCGCCTCACAGCGCTTCGAGTGCTCGTCCAGTGACGAGAAAGCCCTAGCTCATGCCCAGGATCAGGAACAGTAG